The following are from one region of the Tachyglossus aculeatus isolate mTacAcu1 chromosome 13, mTacAcu1.pri, whole genome shotgun sequence genome:
- the WNT3A gene encoding protein Wnt-3a: MASFGYFFLLCGLKPAIASYPIWWSLAIGPQHSSLGTQPILCGSIPGLVPKQLRFCRNYVEIMPSVAEGVKIGVQECQHQFRGRRWNCTTVSDSLAIFGPVLDKATRESAFVHAIASAGVAFAVTRSCAEGSATICGCDARHKGPPGDGWKWGGCSEDVEFGGMVSREFADARENRPDARSAMNRHNNEAGRTSIIDHLHLKCKCHGLSGSCEVKTCWWSQPDFRVIGDFLKDKYDSASEMAVEKHRESRGWVETLRPKYTYFKAPTERDLVYYEGSPNFCEPNAETGSFGTRDRACNVSSHGIDGCDLLCCGRGHNTRTERRREKCRCVFHWCCYVSCQECSRVYDVHTCK; this comes from the exons GTCTCTGGCCATCGGCCCCCAGCACTCGTCCCTGGGCACCCAGCCCATCCTGTGCGGCTCCATCCCCGGCCTGGTGCCCAAGCAGCTCCGCTTCTGCCGGAACTACGTGGAGATCATGCCCAGCGTGGCCGAGGGCGTCAAGATCGGCGTCCAAGAGTGCCAGCACCAGTTCCGGGGACGCCGCTGGAACTGCACGACCGTCAGCGACAGCCTGGCCATCTTCGGCCCCGTCCTGGACAAAG CCACCCGGGAGTCGGCCTTCGTGCACGCCATCGCCTCGGCCGGCGTGGCCTTCGCGGTGACCCGCTCCTGCGCGGAGGGCTCCGCCACCATCTGCGGGTGCGACGCCCGGCACAAGGGCCCCCCCGGCGACGGCTGGAAGTGGGGGGGCTGCAGTGAGGACGTGGAGTTCGGGGGCATGGTCTCCCGCGAGTTCGCCGACGCCCGGGAGAACAGGCCCGACGCCCGCTCCGCCATGAACCGCCACAACAACGAGGCGGGACGCACC TCCATCATCGACCACCTGCACCTCAAGTGCAAATGCCACGGGCTGTCGGGCAGCTGCGAGGTGAAGACGTGCTGGTGGTCGCAGCCGGACTTCCGGGTCATCGGGGATTTCCTGAAGGACAAGTACGACAGCGCGTCGGAGATGGCCGTGGAGAAGCACCGGGAGTCGCGCGGCTGGGTGGAGACCCTCCGCCCCAAGTACACCTACTTCAAGGCCCCCACCGAGCGCGACCTGGTCTACTACGAGGGCTCGCCCAACTTCTGCGAGCCCAACGCCGAGACGGGCTCCTTCGGCACGCGGGACCGGGCCTGCAACGTCAGCTCGCACGGCATCGACGGCTGCGACCTGCTCTGCTGCGGCCGCGGCCACAACACGCGCACCGAGCGCCGGCGGGAGAAGTGCCGCTGCGTCTTCCACTGGTGCTGCTACGTCAGCTGTCAGGAGTGCAGCCGCGTCTACGACGTCCACACCTGCAAGTAg